A genome region from Oenanthe melanoleuca isolate GR-GAL-2019-014 chromosome 2, OMel1.0, whole genome shotgun sequence includes the following:
- the BAALC gene encoding brain and acute leukemia cytoplasmic protein, whose amino-acid sequence MGCGGSRADAIEPRYYESWTRETESTWLTNTDSESPPQEGSAEGPGREQGGPRPGLLEDGKLAHTGVPAASATAGMLNAEKRNNCGTQGANPIVHGMGTTTQRQNGFRTTESKWDTQKMSTQEVTINVTKGIRQSDRRKTKNCAN is encoded by the exons ATGGGCTGCGGCGGCAGCCGCGCCGACGCTATCGAGCCCCGCTACTACGAGAGCTGGACCCGCGAGACCGAGTCCACCTGGCTGACCAACACGGACTCCGAGAGCCCGCCGCAGGAGGGCAGCGCCGAGGGCCCCGGCCGGGAGCAGGGCGGCCCCCGCCCCG GTCTTCTGGAGGATGGGAAATTGGCTCACACAGGGGTACCTGCAGCATCAGCCACAGCTGGAATGCTGAACGCTGAGAAGAGGAACAACTGTGGCACTCAGGGTGCAAACCCCATAGTCCATGGCATGGGAACTACAACACAGAGACAGAATGGCTTCAGGACCACAGAG AGTAAAtgggacacacagaaaatgtCCACACAAGAAGTCACCATTAATGTTACAAAAGGCATCAGACAAagtgacagaagaaaaacaaagaattgTGCcaattaa